The following coding sequences lie in one Nycticebus coucang isolate mNycCou1 chromosome 18, mNycCou1.pri, whole genome shotgun sequence genomic window:
- the PIGW gene encoding phosphatidylinositol-glycan biosynthesis class W protein, producing MSQKQMKEAFVSNLNGTNVLEITQGLCYPAFCILCRGFLIIFSQHLCSCSHTWKTRFFTDFIVLILPLVATLTILSSFILLELLAVIIFGAGLFYQIYQRRTCYAREPVQKILEKFFTISLESEYIPAISCFRVINSVFTAIAILAVDFPLFPRRFAKTELYGTGAMDFGVGGFVFGTAMVCLEIRRKDYIKGSRFYYFTKSLYSVWPLMFLGIGRLVIIKSIGYQEHVSEYGVHWNFFFTMIVVRMITSLLLIIFPLNKSWILSLSITVLYQLALDFTPLKRLILYGTDGSGARVGLLNANREGIISSLGYVAIHMAGVQTGLYVGKHRSRIKDLIKVASCLLLVAISLFISLYIVQVNVEAVSRRMANLAFCIWIVASSLSLLSSLLLGDIILSFAKFLIKGALVPCSWKLIQSPVTNKKYSESQVQRKEPSLCLITALNRKQLFFFLLSNVTTGVINLMVDTLHSSTLWALFVLNLYMFTNCLITYVLYLQDKTIKFW from the coding sequence atgtctcaaaaacagaTGAAGGAAGCTTTTGTCAGTAACCTCAATGGAACCAACGTGCTGGAAATCACCCAGGGCTTGTGTTATCCTGCATTCTGTATCCTGTGTAGAGGGTTCCTGATAATTTTCTCACAGCACTTGTGTTCTTGTTCACATACCTGGAAAACTAGATTCTTCACTGATTTTATTGTCCTAATACTTCCCCTGGTGGCCACCTTGACCATTTTGTCTTCATTTATCCTCCTTGAGCTTCTTGCTGTGATTATCTTTGGGGCAGGGCTGTTTTATCAAATATACCAGAGGAGAACTTGCTATGCCAGAGAGCCTGTCCAGAAAATCCTTGAAAAATTCTTCACAATCAGTCTAGAATCAGAATACATTCCAGCCATCTCCTGTTTCCGTGTAATTAACAGTGTGTTTACTGCTATTGCTATTTTGGCTGTGGACTTCCCACTTTTTCCCAGAAGATTTGCCAAAACTGAGCTATATGGGACAGGAGCAATGGATTTTGGAGTAGGTGGCTTTGTTTTTGGGACTGCAATGGTTTGTCTAGAAATCAGAAGGAAAGACTATATCAAAGGAtccagattttattattttacaaagtcATTGTACTCTGTTTGGCCATTAATGTTCCTAGGAATTGGACGATTAGTCATTATAAAATCCATAGGCTATCAGGAACATGTAAGCGAATATGGAGTTCACTGGAACTTTTTCTTCACCATGATAGTTGTGAGAATGATAACATCTCTActgttgattatttttcctttaaataaatcCTGGATTTTGTCTCTCAGTATTACTGTATTATACCAGCTAGCTCTCGACTTTACCCCACTAAAGAGGTTAATTTTGTATGGCACTGATGGCAGTGGCGCAAGGGTTGGTCTATTAAATGCTAATCGAGAAGGAATAATCTCTTCTTTGGGGTATGTGGCAATACACATGGCTGGTGTGCAAACAGGATTATATGTAGGTAAGCACAGATCACGTATCAAAGACTTGATAAAAGTAGCCTCTTGTCTTCTACTGGTAGCTATTAGCCTCTTCATATCACTCTACATAGTTCAAGTAAATGTAGAAGCAGTATCTCGAAGAATGGCCAATTTAGCCTTTTGTATTTGGATAGTTGCTTCTAGCCTGAGCCTCCTTAGTAGTTTATTATTGGGTGATATAATTTTGAGTTTTGCCAAATTTCTAATTAAAGGAGCTCTAGTACCATGTTCTTGGAAACTTATCCAGTCACCTGTCACAAATAAAAAGTATTCAGAATCTCAAGTTCAAAGAAAGGAACCCAGTCTTTGCTTAATCACAGCTCTAAAtagaaaacagttattttttttcttgctgtccAATGTAACAACTGGTGTGATCAACCTGATGGTAGATACATTACACAGCAGTACCTTATGGGCCTTGTTTGTGCTCAATCTCTATATGTTTACTAACTGTTTAATTACATATGTACTATATTTGCAAGATAAGACTATAAAATTTTGGTGA